A region from the Bacillus sp. (in: firmicutes) genome encodes:
- the tuf gene encoding elongation factor Tu: protein MAKAKFDRSKPHVNIGTIGHVDHGKTTLTAAITNVLAKAGGAEARGYDQIDGAPEERERGITISTSHVEYQTEKRHYAHVDCPGHADYVKNMITGAAQMDGGILVVSATDGPMPQTREHILLSRQVGVPYLVVFMNKCDMVDDEELLELVEMEVRDLLSEYEFPGDDIPVIKGSALKALEGEPEWEAKINELMDAVDSYIPDPVRDTDKPFMMPVEDVFSITGRGTVATGRVERGQVKVGDVVEIVGLAEEAKSTTVTGVEMFRKLLDYAEAGDNIGALLRGVARDDIQRGQVLAKPGSITPHKTFKAEVYVLSKEEGGRHTPFFSNYRPQFYFRTTDVTGIIKLPEGVEMVMPGDNIEMTVELITTVAIEEGTKFSIREGGRTVGAGVVATIVE, encoded by the coding sequence ATGGCTAAAGCTAAATTTGACCGTTCAAAACCGCATGTTAACATCGGTACAATTGGACACGTTGACCATGGTAAAACTACCCTTACTGCTGCTATCACAAACGTACTTGCTAAGGCAGGTGGTGCGGAAGCTCGTGGATATGACCAAATCGATGGAGCACCAGAGGAAAGAGAACGTGGAATTACAATCTCAACTTCTCACGTAGAATATCAAACTGAAAAGCGTCACTATGCACACGTTGACTGCCCAGGACATGCTGACTATGTTAAGAACATGATCACTGGTGCTGCTCAAATGGACGGCGGTATCCTAGTAGTATCTGCTACTGATGGTCCTATGCCTCAAACACGTGAGCACATCTTACTTTCTCGTCAAGTAGGTGTACCTTACTTAGTAGTATTCATGAACAAGTGTGATATGGTTGATGACGAAGAATTACTAGAATTAGTTGAAATGGAAGTTCGTGACTTACTTTCAGAATACGAATTCCCAGGAGACGATATCCCTGTAATCAAAGGTTCTGCTCTTAAAGCTCTTGAAGGAGAGCCTGAGTGGGAAGCTAAAATCAATGAACTAATGGATGCTGTTGACAGCTACATTCCAGACCCAGTTCGTGACACTGACAAGCCATTCATGATGCCAGTTGAGGATGTATTCTCAATCACTGGTCGTGGTACAGTTGCTACTGGACGCGTTGAGCGCGGTCAAGTTAAAGTTGGTGACGTAGTTGAAATCGTTGGTCTAGCTGAAGAAGCTAAGAGCACAACTGTAACTGGTGTAGAAATGTTCCGTAAGCTTCTTGACTATGCAGAAGCTGGAGACAACATCGGTGCATTACTTCGTGGTGTTGCACGTGATGACATCCAACGTGGTCAAGTACTTGCTAAACCAGGTTCAATTACACCACACAAAACTTTCAAAGCTGAAGTTTACGTTTTATCAAAAGAAGAAGGTGGACGTCATACTCCATTCTTCTCAAATTATCGCCCACAATTCTATTTCCGTACAACTGACGTAACTGGAATCATCAAGTTACCAGAAGGTGTAGAAATGGTAATGCCTGGTGACAACATCGAAATGACTGTAGAACTTATCACTACAGTTGCGATTGAAGAAGGAACTAAATTCTCAATTCGTGAAGGTGGACGTACAGTAGGCGCTGGCGTTGTAGCTACAATCGTTGAGTAA
- the rplD gene encoding 50S ribosomal protein L4, protein MPKVALYNQTGSQVGEIELSEAVFGIEPNSHVLFDAIIMQRASRRQGTHKVKNRSEVRGGGRKPWRQKGTGRARQGSIRSPQWRGGGIVFGPQPRSYSFKLPKKVRRLAIKSALSTKVLDNNVVVLENLTIEAPKTKDMVQVLNALSLNNKVLIVTANADQTVELSARNIPGVTVIDANGVNVLDVMSHDKMVITKEAAEKVGEVLA, encoded by the coding sequence ATGCCTAAAGTAGCACTTTATAATCAAACAGGTTCACAAGTTGGTGAAATTGAACTTTCTGAAGCGGTTTTCGGCATTGAGCCAAACAGTCACGTGCTTTTCGATGCTATTATTATGCAACGTGCATCAAGACGTCAAGGTACACACAAAGTAAAAAACCGTTCTGAAGTTCGCGGCGGTGGCAGAAAGCCATGGCGCCAAAAAGGAACTGGACGTGCGCGTCAAGGTTCGATTCGTTCTCCACAATGGAGAGGTGGGGGTATCGTATTTGGTCCTCAACCAAGAAGTTATTCTTTTAAACTTCCTAAGAAAGTTCGTCGTTTAGCTATTAAATCAGCGTTATCTACAAAGGTTTTAGATAATAACGTTGTAGTATTAGAAAATTTAACGATTGAAGCACCAAAGACAAAAGACATGGTTCAAGTGTTAAATGCATTATCATTAAATAACAAAGTTTTAATCGTTACTGCTAATGCAGATCAAACGGTTGAACTATCTGCTCGCAATATTCCTGGTGTTACTGTTATAGACGCTAATGGAGTAAATGTTTTAGATGTAATGAGCCATGATAAAATGGTGATTACAAAAGAAGCAGCTGAAAAAGTAGGGGAGGTGCTTGCATAA
- the fusA gene encoding elongation factor G: MAREFSLENTRNIGIMAHIDAGKTTTTERILFYTGRIHKIGETHEGAAQMDWMAQEQERGITITSAATTAQWKGHRVNIIDTPGHVDFTVEVERSLRVLDGAVTVLDAQSGVEPQTETVWRQATTYGVPRIVFVNKMDKTGADFLYAVKTLHDRLGANAHPIQLPIGAEDEFKGIIDLVEMKATMYGNDTGTDIQESDIPEDMKDLAEEYRGKLIEAAAELDEELMMKYLEGEELTNEEIKAAIRKGTLNVEIYPVLCGTAFKNKGIQKVLDAVIDYLPAPIDIASIKGIIPDTDEEVERHSSDEEPFSALAFKIMTDPYVGKLTFFRVYSGILNSGSYVLNSTKGKRERVGRILQMHANHREEISQVYAGDIAAAVGLKDTTTGDTLCDEKNAVILESMEFPEPVISLSVEPKSKADQDKMGIALQKLAEEDPTFRTETNPETGQTIISGMGELHLDIIVDRMKREFKVEANVGAPQVSYRETFRQTAECEGKFVRQSGGRGQYGHVWIRFEPNEEGKGFEFVNAIVGGVVPRDYVPAIQSGLEDALQNGVLAGYPLIDVKATLFDGSYHDVDSSEMAFKVAASLSLKNAKTKCNPVLLEPMMKVEIVVPEEYMGDIMGDVTSRRGRVEGMEARGNAQVVKAMVPLSEMFGYATALRSNTQGRGVYSMHFDHYEEVPKSISEEIIKKNTGA, from the coding sequence ATGGCTAGAGAGTTCTCCTTAGAAAATACTCGTAATATCGGTATCATGGCACACATTGATGCTGGTAAAACAACAACAACTGAGCGCATCCTTTTCTATACTGGACGAATTCATAAAATTGGGGAAACTCATGAAGGAGCTGCCCAAATGGACTGGATGGCGCAGGAGCAAGAGCGTGGAATCACGATTACTTCTGCTGCGACAACAGCTCAATGGAAAGGCCACCGTGTTAATATTATTGATACACCAGGACACGTAGACTTTACAGTTGAGGTTGAGCGATCTCTTCGTGTATTAGATGGCGCAGTAACAGTATTAGATGCACAATCAGGTGTTGAGCCGCAAACTGAAACAGTTTGGCGTCAGGCAACAACTTATGGAGTACCACGTATTGTATTTGTTAACAAAATGGATAAAACAGGTGCGGACTTCTTATATGCAGTAAAGACGCTCCATGACCGTTTAGGTGCGAATGCACACCCAATTCAATTACCAATTGGTGCTGAAGATGAGTTCAAAGGAATTATTGACCTCGTTGAAATGAAGGCAACAATGTATGGTAATGATACTGGGACAGATATTCAAGAATCAGATATACCTGAAGACATGAAGGATTTGGCTGAAGAATATCGCGGAAAATTAATTGAAGCGGCAGCTGAGCTAGATGAAGAATTAATGATGAAGTATCTTGAAGGCGAAGAGCTTACTAATGAGGAAATTAAGGCGGCTATCCGTAAGGGTACTCTTAATGTTGAAATCTACCCAGTGCTTTGCGGTACAGCATTTAAGAATAAAGGTATCCAAAAAGTGCTTGATGCTGTAATTGATTATTTACCTGCTCCGATTGATATTGCATCAATTAAAGGTATAATTCCTGATACTGACGAAGAAGTGGAACGCCATTCTAGTGATGAAGAACCATTCTCCGCACTTGCATTTAAGATAATGACAGATCCATATGTCGGTAAACTAACATTCTTCCGTGTTTACTCGGGTATCTTAAATTCCGGTTCGTATGTATTAAACTCAACAAAAGGTAAGCGTGAACGCGTAGGACGTATCCTGCAAATGCATGCGAACCACCGTGAAGAAATCTCACAAGTTTATGCTGGAGATATCGCAGCGGCTGTTGGTTTAAAAGATACAACAACAGGTGATACTCTTTGTGATGAAAAGAATGCAGTTATTCTTGAATCTATGGAGTTCCCGGAGCCAGTAATCTCATTATCTGTGGAGCCGAAATCAAAAGCAGACCAAGATAAAATGGGCATTGCATTACAAAAGCTTGCTGAAGAAGATCCGACATTCCGTACGGAAACAAATCCGGAAACAGGACAAACGATTATCTCTGGTATGGGTGAACTTCACTTAGACATCATTGTTGATCGTATGAAACGCGAATTCAAGGTTGAGGCTAATGTGGGTGCACCGCAAGTTTCTTACCGTGAAACATTCCGTCAAACTGCTGAGTGTGAAGGTAAATTCGTACGTCAGTCAGGTGGACGTGGACAATATGGTCACGTATGGATTAGATTCGAACCTAATGAAGAAGGTAAAGGCTTCGAGTTTGTTAACGCAATCGTCGGTGGCGTAGTCCCTAGAGATTACGTTCCTGCTATCCAATCAGGACTAGAAGACGCACTGCAAAACGGTGTCCTTGCTGGCTATCCGTTAATAGACGTAAAAGCTACATTATTCGATGGTTCTTACCATGATGTAGACTCAAGTGAAATGGCGTTTAAAGTTGCTGCGTCTTTATCACTTAAAAATGCTAAAACAAAATGTAATCCAGTATTACTAGAGCCAATGATGAAAGTTGAAATCGTTGTTCCAGAGGAATACATGGGCGATATCATGGGTGATGTAACTTCACGTCGTGGTCGTGTTGAAGGTATGGAAGCTCGTGGTAATGCACAAGTTGTTAAAGCAATGGTTCCACTTTCAGAAATGTTTGGTTATGCAACTGCACTTCGTTCAAATACTCAAGGTCGTGGAGTATACTCTATGCACTTTGATCATTACGAAGAAGTTCCAAAATCAATTTCGGAAGAAATCATCAAGAAAAACACAGGTGCATAA
- the rpoC gene encoding DNA-directed RNA polymerase subunit beta': MLDVNNFEYMKIGLASPDKIRSWSFGEVKKPETINYRTLKPEKDGLFCERIFGPTKDWECHCGKYKRVRYKGVVCDRCGVEVTRAKVRRDRMGHIELAAPVSHIWYFKGIPSRMGLALDMSPRALEEVIYFASYVVTDPGNTTLEKKQLLSEKEYRTYREKYGQSFQAQMGAEAIRKLLQDIDLDKEVDQLKEELRSAQGQRRTRAIKRLEVLEAFRNSGNDPSWMVLDVLPVIPPELRPMVQLDGGRFATSDLNDLYRRVINRNNRLKRLLDLGAPSIIVQNEKRMLQEAVDALIDNGRRGRPVTGPGNRPLKSLSHMLKGKQGRFRQNLLGKRVDYSGRSVIVVGPNLKMYQCGLPKEMALELFKPFVMKELVGKGLAHNIKSAKRKIERVQPEVWDVLEEVIKEHPVLLNRAPTLHRLGIQAFEPTLVEGRAIRLHPLVCTAYNADFDGDQMAVHVPLSAEAQAEARLLMLAAQNILNPKDGKPVVTPSQDMVLGNYYLTIERAGAVGEGKVFKDTNEALIAYYNGYVHLHTRIAIAAGSLKNTTFTAEQNEMLLLTTVGKLIFNEILPKSFPYINEPTKENLEVKTPEKYFVPKGTNIEGEISNRELVSPFKKKYLGNIIAEVFKRFHITETSKMLDRMKDLGFKYSTKAGITVGVADIVVLPEKEEILANAEEKIANVLKQFRRGLITDEERYDRVISIWSSAKDEIQKRLMDTLDISNPIFMMSDSGARGNASNFTQLAGMRGLMANPAGRIIELPIKSSFREGLTVLEYFISTHGARKGLADTALKTADSGYLTRRLVDVAQDVIVREDDCKTDRGLTVNALKDGTETIEPLYERLVGRTSFETVKHPETNEIIIKRNELITEDIATKIVNAGVEQVRIRSAFTCDTRAGVCKKCYGRNLATGQDVEVGEAVGIIAAQSIGEPGTQLTMRTFHTGGVAGDDITQGLPRIQELFEARNPKGQAVISEIPGIVSQVNDVKDKQEIVVQGEVESRTYTAPYGSRLKVAEGDKVTAGQELTEGSIDPKELLKVRGVDGVQEYLLREVQKVYRMQGVEIGDKHIEVMVRQMLRKVRVVDAGDSDVLPGSLLDIHQFREANKAVLLKGGRPAVARPILLGITKASLETESFLSAASFQETTRVLTDAAIKGKRDELLGLKENVIIGKLVPAGTGMTRYRKVRYEKDLEKEQSFDDEKNLVSKE; encoded by the coding sequence TTGCTGGATGTAAATAATTTTGAGTATATGAAGATTGGGTTGGCTTCACCAGACAAAATTCGCTCATGGTCTTTTGGTGAAGTAAAAAAACCAGAAACAATCAATTATCGGACATTAAAGCCAGAAAAAGATGGGTTGTTTTGCGAGCGCATTTTTGGCCCGACAAAGGATTGGGAATGTCATTGCGGAAAATACAAAAGAGTGCGCTATAAAGGCGTTGTCTGTGACCGTTGTGGCGTTGAAGTTACCCGTGCAAAAGTACGTCGTGACCGGATGGGACATATTGAGTTAGCGGCCCCAGTATCGCATATTTGGTATTTCAAAGGAATTCCAAGCCGTATGGGATTAGCGTTAGATATGTCACCGCGTGCCCTTGAGGAAGTTATTTATTTTGCTTCCTATGTTGTTACTGATCCTGGAAATACAACATTAGAGAAGAAACAATTGCTGTCAGAGAAGGAATATCGAACATATCGTGAAAAATATGGTCAATCATTCCAAGCGCAGATGGGTGCCGAGGCGATTCGTAAGCTTCTACAAGATATTGATTTAGATAAAGAAGTGGATCAATTAAAAGAAGAATTACGTTCTGCGCAAGGCCAACGCCGTACCCGTGCAATTAAGCGTTTGGAAGTGCTAGAGGCGTTTCGTAACTCTGGAAATGACCCTTCGTGGATGGTTTTAGATGTGCTTCCAGTTATTCCACCCGAATTGCGCCCGATGGTGCAATTAGATGGTGGCCGTTTTGCGACATCTGACCTAAACGACTTATATCGTCGTGTCATTAATCGGAATAACCGTCTTAAGCGTTTATTAGATTTAGGTGCCCCAAGCATCATTGTTCAAAATGAAAAAAGAATGCTGCAAGAAGCTGTTGATGCATTGATTGACAACGGTCGTCGTGGTCGTCCTGTAACGGGTCCTGGTAATCGTCCGTTAAAATCATTGTCACATATGCTAAAAGGGAAGCAAGGCCGTTTCCGCCAAAATCTTTTAGGTAAACGTGTTGACTATTCTGGACGTTCAGTAATTGTTGTTGGTCCTAACCTAAAAATGTACCAATGTGGCTTGCCAAAAGAGATGGCTTTAGAATTATTCAAGCCATTTGTAATGAAGGAGCTTGTTGGCAAAGGCTTAGCACATAATATTAAAAGTGCAAAGCGTAAAATTGAAAGAGTTCAACCTGAAGTATGGGATGTATTAGAAGAGGTTATTAAAGAGCATCCAGTTCTATTGAACCGTGCTCCGACATTACACAGACTGGGTATCCAGGCTTTTGAACCTACATTAGTTGAGGGTAGGGCTATACGTTTGCATCCGTTAGTATGTACAGCGTATAACGCTGACTTTGATGGTGACCAAATGGCGGTGCACGTACCATTATCGGCGGAAGCGCAGGCGGAAGCAAGATTACTAATGCTTGCTGCCCAGAACATCCTGAATCCGAAAGACGGAAAACCAGTTGTTACCCCATCACAAGACATGGTGCTTGGAAATTATTATTTGACAATCGAACGCGCCGGTGCTGTTGGTGAAGGTAAGGTGTTTAAAGACACGAACGAGGCGCTTATTGCCTATTATAACGGATACGTTCACCTACATACACGTATCGCAATAGCCGCTGGTTCGTTAAAAAATACAACATTTACTGCTGAGCAAAATGAGATGTTGTTATTAACAACAGTTGGGAAATTGATTTTCAACGAAATCTTACCGAAGTCATTCCCATATATAAATGAACCAACGAAAGAAAACTTAGAGGTGAAAACACCTGAAAAGTATTTTGTGCCAAAAGGTACAAATATTGAGGGTGAAATTAGTAACCGTGAACTAGTGTCTCCGTTCAAGAAGAAATATCTCGGAAATATTATTGCAGAAGTATTTAAGAGATTCCATATTACGGAAACATCGAAAATGTTAGACCGTATGAAGGATCTTGGCTTTAAGTACTCAACTAAAGCAGGTATTACTGTTGGTGTTGCTGATATCGTCGTTCTACCAGAAAAAGAAGAAATTTTAGCAAATGCCGAAGAAAAAATTGCGAACGTGTTGAAGCAATTTAGACGTGGTTTAATCACGGATGAAGAACGCTATGATCGTGTCATCTCTATTTGGAGTTCAGCTAAGGATGAAATCCAAAAGAGATTGATGGATACCTTAGATATATCCAACCCAATTTTTATGATGAGTGACTCAGGTGCTCGTGGTAACGCCTCTAACTTTACTCAGCTTGCAGGAATGCGCGGACTGATGGCAAACCCGGCAGGACGAATTATTGAGTTGCCGATTAAATCTAGTTTCCGTGAAGGGTTAACAGTACTAGAGTACTTCATTTCAACGCACGGTGCTCGTAAAGGTCTTGCTGATACAGCGCTAAAAACAGCAGACTCGGGTTATTTAACAAGACGATTAGTCGATGTTGCCCAAGATGTGATTGTTCGTGAGGATGACTGTAAAACAGACCGGGGCTTAACGGTAAATGCGCTTAAAGATGGTACAGAAACAATTGAACCGTTATATGAACGTTTAGTTGGACGTACATCATTTGAAACGGTAAAGCATCCTGAAACAAATGAAATTATTATTAAGCGAAATGAACTGATTACTGAAGACATCGCGACAAAGATTGTGAATGCGGGGGTTGAGCAGGTTAGAATCCGCTCGGCCTTTACTTGTGATACTCGTGCAGGCGTTTGTAAAAAGTGTTATGGTCGCAATCTAGCAACTGGTCAAGACGTTGAGGTTGGGGAAGCGGTAGGAATTATCGCGGCTCAGTCAATTGGTGAACCAGGAACACAGTTAACAATGCGTACATTCCACACGGGCGGTGTAGCAGGAGATGATATTACACAAGGTTTGCCACGTATTCAAGAGTTATTTGAAGCTCGTAATCCAAAAGGGCAAGCAGTAATTTCGGAAATCCCTGGTATCGTGTCGCAAGTTAATGACGTAAAAGATAAACAAGAAATTGTTGTCCAAGGTGAGGTTGAAAGCCGCACATACACTGCTCCATATGGCTCTAGATTAAAAGTTGCCGAAGGAGATAAAGTGACAGCAGGTCAGGAATTGACAGAAGGCTCCATTGACCCGAAAGAATTATTAAAAGTTCGTGGTGTAGATGGTGTTCAAGAATATTTGCTTCGTGAGGTACAAAAGGTATATCGTATGCAAGGGGTAGAAATTGGTGATAAGCACATTGAAGTAATGGTTCGCCAAATGCTTCGCAAAGTCCGGGTAGTGGATGCGGGTGACAGCGATGTGCTGCCAGGTTCGCTTTTAGATATCCACCAATTCAGGGAAGCGAATAAGGCTGTTCTGTTAAAAGGCGGTCGACCAGCGGTTGCACGACCAATTCTACTTGGTATTACAAAAGCGTCATTGGAAACTGAATCATTCTTATCTGCAGCTTCCTTCCAAGAAACAACAAGGGTATTAACGGATGCGGCAATCAAAGGTAAACGTGATGAGCTTCTAGGGCTGAAGGAAAACGTAATTATCGGTAAACTTGTTCCAGCTGGTACAGGTATGACTAGATATAGAAAAGTAAGATATGAAAAAGACCTTGAAAAAGAGCAATCTTTTGATGATGAAAAAAATTTAGTCTCTAAAGAATAG
- the rplC gene encoding 50S ribosomal protein L3, whose translation MTKGILGRKIGMTQVFAENGELIPVTVIQAEPNIVLQKKTVETDGYEAVQIGFADKKESRANKPEKGHATKANTTPKRFVREIRGINAGEYEVGQEVKVDLFTEGELVDVTGTSKGKGFQGAIKRHNQSRGPMSHGSRYHRRPGSMGPVAPNRVFKGKELPGQMGGEQITVQNLEIVKVDTERNLLLVKGNVPGAKKSYVKILNAVKGNK comes from the coding sequence ATGACCAAAGGAATCTTAGGTAGAAAAATTGGTATGACTCAAGTTTTCGCTGAAAACGGCGAATTAATTCCAGTAACGGTTATTCAAGCCGAGCCTAATATCGTTTTACAAAAGAAAACTGTTGAAACTGATGGTTACGAAGCGGTTCAAATAGGTTTTGCAGATAAAAAAGAATCACGTGCAAACAAGCCGGAAAAAGGTCATGCAACAAAAGCAAATACAACTCCTAAGCGCTTCGTCCGTGAAATCCGCGGTATTAACGCTGGGGAGTATGAAGTTGGTCAGGAAGTCAAAGTTGATTTATTTACAGAAGGTGAGTTAGTTGACGTAACAGGAACATCAAAAGGTAAAGGGTTCCAAGGTGCAATTAAACGTCATAACCAATCACGTGGCCCTATGTCTCACGGATCTCGTTATCACCGTCGTCCTGGATCAATGGGACCAGTTGCTCCAAATCGCGTATTCAAAGGTAAAGAATTACCTGGACAAATGGGTGGAGAGCAAATTACAGTTCAAAATCTTGAAATCGTAAAGGTTGATACAGAACGTAACCTATTATTAGTTAAAGGAAATGTGCCTGGAGCTAAAAAAAGTTATGTAAAAATCCTTAATGCGGTTAAAGGTAACAAATAA
- the rpsG gene encoding 30S ribosomal protein S7 — protein MPRKGPVARRDVLPDPIYNSKLITRLINQIMIDGKRGKAQTILYNAFDIIKERTGNDPKEVFEQALKNIMPVLEVRARRVGGANYQVPVEVRPERRTTLGLRWLVQYSRSRGEKTMEERLANEILDAANNTGASVKKREDTHKMAEANKAFAHYRW, from the coding sequence ATGCCACGTAAAGGTCCTGTAGCTCGTAGAGACGTATTACCAGATCCGATTTATAACTCTAAGCTTATTACTCGCCTAATCAACCAAATTATGATTGATGGTAAAAGAGGAAAGGCGCAAACAATTCTTTATAATGCGTTTGATATCATCAAAGAACGTACTGGCAATGATCCAAAAGAAGTATTCGAACAAGCTCTTAAGAACATTATGCCTGTACTTGAAGTTCGTGCACGCCGCGTTGGTGGTGCCAACTATCAAGTGCCAGTAGAAGTTCGTCCTGAGCGTCGTACTACTTTAGGGTTACGTTGGTTAGTGCAATATTCACGTTCTCGTGGTGAGAAAACGATGGAAGAGCGTTTAGCGAACGAAATTCTTGATGCAGCAAACAACACTGGTGCATCAGTGAAGAAGCGTGAAGACACTCACAAAATGGCAGAAGCGAATAAAGCATTCGCACACTACCGTTGGTAA
- the rplB gene encoding 50S ribosomal protein L2, translating to MAIKKYNPTSNGRRGMTGLDFAEITTDTPEKSLLAPLHKKAGRNNQGKITTRHHGGGHKRQYRLIDFKRDKDGIPGRVATIEYDPNRTANIALINYVDGEKRYILAPKGLKVGQEVFSGPEADIKVGNALPLANIPVGTVVHNIELKPGRGGQLVRSAGAEAQVLGKEGKYVLVRLMSGEVRQVLATCRATVGQVGNLEHELVNVGKAGRSRWLGIRPTVRGSVMNPNDHPHGGGEGKAPIGRKSPMSPWGKPTLGAKTRKKNKASDKFIVRRRKK from the coding sequence ATGGCGATTAAAAAGTATAATCCTACGTCAAACGGTCGTCGTGGCATGACAGGCTTGGATTTCGCAGAAATCACAACTGACACACCAGAAAAGTCATTGCTCGCACCGTTACACAAAAAAGCTGGACGTAATAACCAAGGTAAAATTACTACACGTCATCACGGTGGTGGACATAAGCGTCAATATCGTTTAATCGATTTTAAACGTGATAAAGATGGAATACCAGGACGCGTTGCTACGATTGAGTACGATCCAAACCGTACTGCAAACATCGCATTAATCAATTATGTAGATGGTGAAAAACGTTATATCCTTGCGCCAAAAGGTTTAAAAGTTGGTCAAGAAGTATTCTCAGGACCTGAAGCGGATATTAAAGTTGGTAATGCATTGCCACTTGCAAATATTCCGGTTGGTACTGTTGTGCATAATATTGAGTTAAAGCCAGGACGTGGTGGACAATTAGTTCGTTCTGCTGGTGCTGAAGCTCAAGTATTAGGTAAAGAAGGTAAATATGTACTAGTTCGTTTAATGTCTGGTGAGGTTCGTCAAGTCTTAGCGACATGTCGTGCAACAGTAGGCCAAGTTGGTAACTTGGAGCATGAACTAGTGAACGTTGGTAAAGCAGGTCGTTCTCGTTGGTTAGGCATTCGTCCAACAGTACGTGGATCTGTAATGAACCCTAATGACCATCCACACGGTGGTGGTGAAGGTAAAGCACCAATCGGTCGTAAATCACCAATGTCACCATGGGGTAAACCAACACTTGGAGCTAAAACACGTAAGAAAAATAAAGCGTCAGACAAATTTATTGTTCGTCGTCGTAAAAAATAA
- the rplW gene encoding 50S ribosomal protein L23, with product MKDPRDIIKRPVITERSTEIMGEKKYTFEVDTRANKTEVKQAIEAIFGVKVEKVNVQNYQGKFKRVGRYTGTKPKRKKAIVKLTADSKELEFFEA from the coding sequence ATGAAAGATCCTCGTGATATTATTAAGCGCCCCGTGATAACTGAACGTTCTACTGAAATAATGGGTGAGAAAAAATATACATTTGAAGTAGATACAAGAGCTAACAAAACGGAAGTTAAACAAGCTATTGAAGCGATTTTCGGCGTAAAAGTTGAAAAAGTTAACGTTCAAAATTATCAAGGAAAATTCAAGCGTGTAGGTCGTTATACAGGAACTAAACCTAAACGTAAAAAAGCAATTGTAAAATTAACTGCTGATAGTAAAGAATTAGAGTTCTTTGAAGCATAA
- a CDS encoding 50S ribosomal protein L7ae-like protein, producing MSYEKVSVAKELVIGSKQTLKAIKEKEVLEVIIADDADRRVTNKVLLAAKENGIPIVKVDSMKKLGKACGIEVGAATVAIKG from the coding sequence ATGTCTTATGAAAAAGTATCAGTAGCAAAAGAGCTCGTTATTGGTTCAAAACAGACTCTTAAGGCTATTAAAGAAAAAGAAGTATTAGAAGTCATCATTGCCGATGATGCTGATCGGCGTGTGACAAATAAAGTACTGCTGGCAGCAAAAGAAAATGGAATTCCTATCGTCAAAGTGGATTCAATGAAAAAGCTTGGAAAAGCGTGTGGAATAGAAGTTGGTGCTGCAACAGTTGCTATAAAAGGCTAA
- the rpsL gene encoding 30S ribosomal protein S12 → MPTMNQLVRKGRTSKVVTSKSPALNKGYNSMKKEQTDLSSPQKRGVCTRVGTMTPKKPNSALRKYARVRLTNGIEVTAYIPGIGHNLQEHSVVLIRGGRVKDLPGVRYHIVRGALDTAGVNNRAQSRSKYGTKKPKAAKK, encoded by the coding sequence ATGCCTACTATGAACCAATTAGTTCGCAAGGGACGCACAAGCAAAGTCGTTACATCTAAATCTCCTGCGTTAAACAAAGGTTATAACAGCATGAAGAAGGAACAAACTGATCTTTCTTCACCACAAAAACGCGGTGTTTGTACTCGTGTAGGAACAATGACTCCTAAGAAGCCAAACTCAGCGTTACGTAAATATGCTCGTGTTCGTTTAACAAATGGAATTGAGGTTACAGCTTATATTCCTGGTATCGGACATAATTTACAAGAGCACAGTGTTGTGTTAATCCGTGGCGGTCGTGTAAAAGACCTTCCAGGGGTACGTTACCACATTGTACGCGGTGCGCTAGATACAGCTGGTGTTAACAATCGTGCACAAAGTCGCTCTAAATATGGTACGAAGAAACCAAAAGCAGCTAAAAAATAA
- the rpsJ gene encoding 30S ribosomal protein S10, protein MAKEKIRIRLKAYDHRILDQSAEKIVETAKRSGANVSGPIPLPTEKAVYTILRAVHKYKDSREQFEMRTHKRLIDIVNPTPQTVDSLMRLDLPSGVDIEIKL, encoded by the coding sequence ATGGCAAAAGAAAAAATTCGTATACGTTTAAAAGCTTACGATCACAGAATTCTTGATCAATCAGCTGAGAAAATTGTCGAAACTGCAAAACGCTCTGGTGCAAATGTATCTGGTCCGATTCCATTACCTACAGAGAAAGCTGTTTACACAATTCTCCGTGCTGTACACAAATATAAGGATTCTCGTGAGCAATTCGAGATGCGCACACATAAACGCTTAATCGATATCGTCAATCCGACACCACAAACTGTCGATTCATTAATGCGTTTAGACTTACCATCTGGTGTTGATATTGAAATTAAGCTTTAA